ACGTATTCAAGGTGGGGCCGGATCTCGTCAACGACACGCGACTCTCCTCCACGCTGGTCAAAGACGGCGTGCGCGTAGGCACCATCGAACATCTGATGTCGGCCTTTGCCGGTTTCGGCATTGATAACGTGCTGGTGGAAGTTGACGCTCCGGAAATGCCGATCATGGATGGCTCCTCCGCGCCATTCATTTACTTGCTGCAGTCCGCCGGTGTGGTGCTGCAAAACGCGCCCAAGCGCTTTGTGCGCGTGCTCAAGCCGGTGCAAGTGGCCGAGGGCGACAAATGGGTAAAGCTGGAGCCGTACGAAGGCTACAAAACCACGCTCACCATTGATTTCAAGCACCCGGCGTTCAAGAAGTCGCAACAGTCGATCTCCATCGACTTTGCCAATACCAATTACATCAGCGAAATCGCCCGCGCCCGCACCTTTGGTTTTATCCACGAAGTTGAATACATGCGCATGAATGGCCTGGCCCGTGGCGGCAGCATGGACAACGCGGTGGTCATCGACGAATACCGCGTGCTCAACGATGGCGGTTTGCGCTTTGATGACGAGTTCGTGCGCCACAAACTGCTGGATGCGATTGGTGATCTGTACGTGATTGGTCACCCACTGATTGCGGCGTTCTCTGGCTACAAATCCGGCCACGCGATGAACAACAAGCTGCTGCGTGCCTTGCTGGCGGACCCGACCAGCTATGAACTGGTGACCTTCGAGAACGATACCCAAGTGCCCTCGTCCTTCCACGCGCTGCCACCGCTGTCTATCTGATCATCCATGTTTGGCATCTTGCGCATTCTGTTTGTGCTGGCCGTGCTGTTGGCTGGTTTTGGCGCGTTCAAATATCTGCGCACGCGTGACCGCTTCTGGCTGCGCATGATCAGTTGGGTGCTGTACGGCGTGCTGGCGCTGCTGTTGGTGTTTTTTAGCGGGTTGGCGTTGCAGCGGATGATGATGTAACCGGCGTGGCGTTGGGTGGAATCCGGGCGACCTTTTCTGAAGCGCGATAATCCACCGCCGCATTGGTGGATTGGCTTCGCCGAGTCCACTGACTGGCCAATACTGCAAACAGGTGACAGCGAAGCCCACTGCGGCGATGATGCTGGCTGATCATTTCCTCATCATCTGCCAGCAGGAACCCGCACTATGTCCAATTCCGATATCCAGCGCCTGAACCCAACCCCGCAATGGTCTGATGCGACCAGCTTCAACGGCATTTCCTTCTTTGTTGAAGTCCCGGAAAGCGGCACGACTTTTGTCGAGCAAACCCACGCCTTGCTGGCGCAGGCTGAACGCACGCTGGAGAAAGTGGGATCGGATAAAAGCCGCTTGCTGATGGCGATGATTTATCTACCTGATCTGGCCAACCGCGCTGCGTTTAACGAGATCTGGCAAGCCTGGCTGCCAGAGGGCAGTGCGCCGTCCCGCGCTTGCGTACGCGCTGATTTGGCGTCACCGAATGATCTGGTAGAGATTGCATTTACTGCGGCGACAAAAATCGCATAAAGATAGCTGGTATTCGGGCTAATCGACAAAACCCGTAGCCCGGATGGAGCGTAGCGGGAATCCGGGGACGCAATACATCCTTGGGCCTCTACGTGGGAATTTGCCGACACCGCACCCCAGATTCCCGCCCTGCGGGCTTCATCCGGGCTACCGGGTCTCGCGTCAGTGTGAAGGTTTGCGCCAAACGCTCGCCAGCCACGGCTGCTGTTCACGCGGCAGTCCGGCAGGGCGGTAGTAGTGGTCCAGCTCCACAAATCCGGCTGCGGTCATGTAATCGCGCCAGTGTTGCAGATCGTGATACGCGCCGTAGCGGCCACGATTCCAGCCCTCTTCATTGTTGCCGCGTGGATTGGAGCTGAACAGCACGCCCCCGGACTTGAGAGTCGCGTGTAACTGTTTGAGAACCTGCGGCAGCGCCTGGCTGGGCACGTGGAACAACACCGCGTTGGCAAACACGCCATCAAAGTGCGCATCCGGTAAATCCAGCGCCAGAAAATCCTGCTGCCAGACCTCGCAACCCGAATCCTTCCGCGCCATCTCGACAAACTCACCGGCACCTTCCAGGCCAATGG
This genomic interval from Silvimonas soli contains the following:
- the lpxC gene encoding UDP-3-O-acyl-N-acetylglucosamine deacetylase: MFQQRTLKSTVRAVGVGLHSGERVTLVMKPAPVEHGIVFKRSDMPDSDVFKVGPDLVNDTRLSSTLVKDGVRVGTIEHLMSAFAGFGIDNVLVEVDAPEMPIMDGSSAPFIYLLQSAGVVLQNAPKRFVRVLKPVQVAEGDKWVKLEPYEGYKTTLTIDFKHPAFKKSQQSISIDFANTNYISEIARARTFGFIHEVEYMRMNGLARGGSMDNAVVIDEYRVLNDGGLRFDDEFVRHKLLDAIGDLYVIGHPLIAAFSGYKSGHAMNNKLLRALLADPTSYELVTFENDTQVPSSFHALPPLSI
- a CDS encoding class I SAM-dependent methyltransferase, coding for MALDPNDLAQIAALNIHHYNGVAEDFRAGTADHDVSQNIAALLQHITTAAPFTILDFGCGPGRDLKTFTALGHTAIGLEGAGEFVEMARKDSGCEVWQQDFLALDLPDAHFDGVFANAVLFHVPSQALPQVLKQLHATLKSGGVLFSSNPRGNNEEGWNRGRYGAYHDLQHWRDYMTAAGFVELDHYYRPAGLPREQQPWLASVWRKPSH
- a CDS encoding RidA family protein, with the translated sequence MSNSDIQRLNPTPQWSDATSFNGISFFVEVPESGTTFVEQTHALLAQAERTLEKVGSDKSRLLMAMIYLPDLANRAAFNEIWQAWLPEGSAPSRACVRADLASPNDLVEIAFTAATKIA